In Musa acuminata AAA Group cultivar baxijiao chromosome BXJ3-9, Cavendish_Baxijiao_AAA, whole genome shotgun sequence, a single genomic region encodes these proteins:
- the LOC103974791 gene encoding caffeic acid 3-O-methyltransferase, with protein MALVHQDKVFVDAWYYLKDSVLEVVVPLNSAYGMPVFDYIGTDPRFNKVFNAGMRGLFCVIVINLLRVYGGFDDVEILVDVGGNDGAILQMITSRHTHIKGINYDLPHVISGTKPLPGVKHVHGNMFKTVPSGDAVFLKWILHDWSDEHCMKILKNCWKALPQHGKIIVVEHVLPAVPEPTANAQAVFQLDLAMMVYCVGGKERTEKEFKALATEAGFPGFKASHVFADTWVMEFIK; from the exons ATGGCATTGGTGCATCAGGATAAGGTCTTCGTGGATGCATG GTACTATCTAAAGGATTCCGTTTTGGAGGTAGTCGTCCCTCTGAACTCCGCCTACGGGATGCCGGTGTTCGATTACATAGGCACAGATCCACGGTTCAACAAGGTGTTCAACGCTGGCATGAGGGGCCTCTTCTGCGTCATCGTCATCAATCTGCTCCGCGTCTACGGTGGTTTCGATGATGTGGAGATACTCGTAGATGTCGGTGGCAACGACGGTGCCATCCTCCAGATGATTACCTCCAGGCACACACACATCAAGGGCATCAACTACGACCTGCCCCATGTCATCTCCGGTACCAAGCCCCTGCCAG GTGTTAAACACGTCCACGGAAACATGTTCAAAACTGTTCCAAGCGGAGACGCGGTGTTCTTGAAG TGGATTCTTCATGACTGGAGCGACGAACACTgtatgaaaatattgaaaaactGTTGGAAAGCGTTGCCACAACATGGAAAGATAATTGTGGTAGAACATGTGCTTCCAGCAGTCCCAGAGCCGACTGCAAATGCTCAAGCTGTCTTTCAATTGGATCTTGCCATGATGGTTTACTGCGTTGGTGGGAAAGAGAGGACTGAGAAGGAGTTCAAGGCCTTGGCAACGGAAGCCGGGTTCCCCGGGTTCAAAGCTTCTCATGTGTTTGCGGACACTTGGGTCATGGAATTCATCAAGTAG
- the LOC135649059 gene encoding flavone O-methyltransferase 1-like, translating to MLSQVDIAAQLSTENPQAATMVDRMLRLLATNSVISCTIQNIADRCPSRKYVQIPMKAAYQGVQRMTVHTNKNLLRVYSGFNDMEVLVDVNGIDGTSLQMITSKHPHIKGINYNLPHIISGAQPMPGLPGTYSLTINSNLASKKYYLIRSWHGLVAGVEHISRDMFEAIPSRDPHVF from the exons ATGTTGAGCCAGGTTGACATCGCTGCCCAGCTGTCGACCGAGAACCCGCAGGCGGCCACCATGGTGGACCGAATGCTCCGCTTGCTCGCCACCAACAGTGTCATCAGCTGCACCATCCAAAACATAGCCGATCGCTGCCCATCGAGGAAGTACGTACAAATCCCTATGAAGGCTGCCTAC CAAGGTGTTCAACGAATGACGGTTCACACCAACAAGAATCTACTCCGTGTCTACAGTGGCTTCAACGACATGGAGGTGCTTGTCGATGTCAACGGCATTGATGGCACATCCCTCCAAATGATCACCTCCAAGCACCCGCACATCAAGGGCATCAATTATAACCTCCCTCATATTATCTCCGGTGCTCAACCCATGCCAGGTCTGCCAGGAACATATTCTTTGACCATAAACAGCAACCTAGCTAGCAAGAAGTATTATCTTATACGTTCATGGCATGGTTTGGTCGCAGGAGTTGAGCACATCAGCAGAGACATGTTTGAGGCTATTCCGAGCAGAGATCCTCATGTCTTCTAA